From Thermogemmatispora onikobensis, one genomic window encodes:
- a CDS encoding pyridoxal phosphate-dependent decarboxylase family protein: protein MNLSNLPISAFIAPDGSNRQTVVPLLEEALRLALDDATHTVDLPPLPGGQPPLPAPSLPEQGLPTPELLAHLRTLVTASMHAAHPGYIGHMDSLPTTMSLIGDLLSATLNNNMLSVEMSPAFSRLEWATLRELAQLFGLGARAGGLLLSGGSLANLEALAIARNHVLGLHDGALTTLNSRPVLFASEAAHTSLQKAAMLLGLGSQAVIPVPADENGHLDVRQLPSLIEQAQARGERPFCVVATAGTTVAGLIDPLAAIANVAQRYGLWFHVDAAYGGALIFSRPLRQRLAGIEQADSLTFNPQKWLYIAKTCAMLLLRDKELFMRSFRIPAPYMRQRPEEDDPDAPPNLGEIGLQGTRHADILKLWLSLQHLGRRGYAQLVEEACRLTNLAYEHLRTLPDLRFAHAPETNLLCFRFEPAWLAPTAHDALNARVQAALLEQERIFLSLPLYQGKRWLRAVLLHPATDEALIERLHTGLARLITQERQQAGPRQTPQPDPDADPH, encoded by the coding sequence ATGAATCTCTCGAACCTCCCGATCTCAGCCTTCATCGCACCCGACGGCAGCAACCGCCAGACTGTGGTACCGCTCCTGGAAGAAGCCCTGCGCCTGGCCCTGGACGACGCAACCCACACCGTTGACCTGCCGCCGTTGCCAGGTGGGCAGCCTCCCCTGCCGGCACCCTCACTGCCGGAGCAGGGCCTGCCCACGCCAGAGCTGCTGGCCCATCTGCGCACGCTTGTCACTGCCTCCATGCACGCCGCCCATCCCGGCTACATCGGCCATATGGACTCGCTGCCCACGACGATGTCTCTCATTGGCGACCTGCTGAGCGCAACGCTCAATAACAATATGCTCAGCGTCGAGATGTCGCCCGCCTTCTCACGCCTCGAATGGGCCACCCTGCGCGAACTGGCCCAGCTCTTCGGGCTGGGAGCGCGGGCCGGCGGCCTCCTGCTCAGTGGCGGCAGTCTGGCCAACCTGGAGGCCCTGGCCATTGCCCGTAACCACGTCCTCGGACTGCACGACGGCGCCCTGACCACTCTCAACTCTCGCCCCGTGCTCTTCGCCTCCGAGGCCGCCCATACCTCGCTCCAGAAGGCCGCCATGCTCCTCGGCCTGGGCAGCCAGGCCGTCATCCCTGTGCCAGCCGACGAGAACGGCCATCTCGACGTGCGCCAGCTCCCCTCGCTGATCGAGCAGGCCCAGGCGCGCGGCGAACGCCCCTTCTGCGTCGTCGCAACCGCCGGCACCACCGTGGCCGGACTGATTGACCCCCTGGCCGCTATTGCCAACGTGGCCCAGCGCTATGGCCTCTGGTTCCACGTCGACGCGGCCTACGGCGGCGCCCTCATCTTCTCCAGACCCCTGCGCCAACGGCTCGCCGGCATCGAGCAGGCCGATTCCCTGACCTTCAACCCACAGAAATGGCTCTACATAGCCAAAACCTGCGCCATGCTTCTATTGCGCGATAAGGAGCTGTTCATGCGCTCCTTCCGCATCCCGGCGCCCTACATGCGCCAGCGCCCAGAGGAGGATGACCCCGATGCTCCTCCCAATCTGGGCGAGATCGGTCTGCAAGGCACACGCCACGCCGACATCCTCAAGCTCTGGCTCTCGCTCCAGCACCTGGGGCGGCGCGGCTACGCTCAGCTGGTCGAGGAAGCCTGTCGCCTGACCAACCTGGCCTACGAGCACCTGCGCACTCTGCCCGATCTGCGCTTCGCCCACGCTCCCGAGACCAATCTCCTCTGTTTCCGCTTCGAGCCAGCCTGGCTGGCCCCCACAGCTCACGACGCCCTGAACGCTCGGGTGCAGGCGGCACTGCTGGAGCAAGAGCGCATCTTTCTCTCCCTGCCCCTCTACCAGGGCAAGCGCTGGCTGCGCGCCGTCCTGCTCCATCCCGCCACCGATGAGGCCCTCATCGAGCGGCTGCACACAGGGCTGGCGCGCCTCATCACCCAGGAGCGCCAGCAAGCCGGACCGCGGCAGACCCCCCAACCTGACCCCGACGCCGACCCGCATTGA
- a CDS encoding MFS transporter, whose translation MEAAERRITVASRIDRLPLSSLHRRLSFVLGIGTFFDLYDIFLGGLLGAVLTPLFHLSTFETALIIGSGFFGMFIGAIVLGVVSDYIGRRSMYMIDLLIYSLFSLIAAFAPNFIWVVIFRFLAGIGLGAEPPLTDIYMGEMIPRHARGRYTAWCYTLGFFGVPLAGFVGRFVVKGSFLGLDGWRWLLIVGSLGALIVWLLRRNLPESPRWHEIRQDEAAANAALASMEEQIMREHGLKELPEPQPVIVEPQTRATIAEIFSGVYAKRTIMLWIFQILQTVGYYGFGSLAPVVLTAKGFSVVSSLGYTALSFLGYPLGSFISIFLVERIERKWLIVVSALLIALFGLSFGFATSAIVLVISGFLLTTVSNIFSNAFHIYQAEIFPTRMRGTAVGIAYSLSRLVSAILPFAALPVLQSLGPVAVFAGEAVLLVLLCLDVALLGPRSTGRTLEIIAR comes from the coding sequence ATGGAAGCAGCAGAACGTCGCATTACCGTAGCCTCACGCATCGATCGCCTGCCCCTCTCCTCACTGCACCGCAGGCTCAGCTTCGTGCTAGGCATCGGCACCTTCTTTGACCTCTACGACATCTTCCTGGGCGGCCTGCTTGGGGCCGTCCTCACCCCCCTCTTCCACCTCTCCACCTTCGAGACCGCCCTCATCATCGGCTCCGGCTTCTTCGGCATGTTCATTGGTGCCATCGTCCTGGGCGTCGTCTCCGACTACATCGGGCGGCGCAGCATGTACATGATTGACCTGCTGATCTACTCCCTCTTCTCCCTCATCGCCGCCTTCGCCCCAAACTTCATCTGGGTCGTCATCTTTCGCTTCCTGGCTGGCATCGGCCTGGGAGCCGAGCCACCCCTGACGGACATCTACATGGGCGAAATGATCCCGCGCCATGCCCGCGGACGCTACACCGCCTGGTGCTACACCCTGGGCTTCTTTGGTGTCCCCCTGGCCGGCTTCGTCGGGCGCTTCGTCGTCAAAGGCAGCTTCCTCGGCCTGGACGGCTGGCGTTGGCTCCTCATCGTCGGCTCGCTCGGTGCCTTGATCGTCTGGCTCCTGCGCCGCAACCTGCCCGAATCGCCGCGCTGGCACGAAATCCGTCAGGACGAAGCTGCCGCCAACGCCGCCCTCGCCAGCATGGAAGAGCAAATCATGCGCGAGCACGGTCTCAAAGAGCTACCAGAGCCGCAGCCGGTCATCGTCGAGCCACAGACGCGGGCTACCATCGCCGAGATCTTCAGCGGCGTCTACGCCAAACGCACCATCATGCTCTGGATCTTCCAGATCCTCCAGACCGTCGGCTATTACGGCTTTGGCTCCCTGGCCCCCGTCGTCCTCACCGCCAAAGGCTTCAGTGTCGTCAGCTCGCTGGGCTACACCGCCCTCAGCTTCCTGGGCTACCCCCTCGGCTCCTTCATCTCCATCTTCCTCGTCGAGCGCATTGAGCGCAAATGGCTGATCGTCGTCTCGGCCCTCCTGATCGCCCTCTTCGGCCTCAGCTTCGGCTTCGCCACCTCCGCCATTGTCCTGGTCATCTCGGGCTTCCTCCTCACCACCGTCAGTAACATCTTCTCCAACGCCTTCCACATCTACCAGGCCGAGATCTTCCCCACCCGCATGCGCGGCACCGCGGTCGGCATCGCCTACAGCCTGAGCCGCCTGGTCAGCGCCATCCTGCCCTTCGCCGCTCTGCCCGTGCTCCAATCGCTGGGGCCAGTCGCGGTCTTCGCCGGCGAGGCCGTCTTGCTCGTCCTTCTCTGCCTGGACGTCGCCCTGCTCGGCCCCCGCAGTACCGGGCGCACCCTGGAGATCATCGCCCGCTAG
- a CDS encoding R2-like ligand-binding oxidase has translation MIQSTHAAFVTTSERGLRHDILPMRLYHKAKKLGIWDPRAIDFSQDIQDWQRLDEDERETLLYLSSLFQAGEESVTLDLLPLILTIAREGRLEEEMYLTTFLWEEAKHTEFFRRFLDEVAHEHSDLHRYHTPSYRKIFYEELPQRMHALLSDPSPEAQARASVVYNMIVEGVLAETGYHAYFNMLERLNILPGLRQGVGYLKRDESRHLAYGVFLLSRLVAQEPRLWDVIQTYMSELLTYALGVINELFDARATQENPPFDLQLDDYLSYATSQFQKRLDRIGRARQQSLEEIYQSSETDEPA, from the coding sequence ATGATCCAGAGCACACACGCCGCCTTCGTCACCACCAGCGAACGCGGGCTACGTCACGACATCCTCCCGATGCGCCTCTACCACAAAGCCAAGAAACTGGGCATCTGGGACCCGCGTGCCATCGACTTCTCCCAGGACATCCAGGACTGGCAGCGCCTCGACGAAGACGAACGCGAAACCCTGCTCTACCTCAGCTCCCTCTTCCAGGCCGGAGAAGAGAGCGTCACCCTTGACCTGCTCCCCCTCATCCTCACCATCGCCCGCGAGGGCCGGCTCGAAGAAGAGATGTACCTCACCACCTTCCTCTGGGAAGAAGCCAAGCACACCGAATTCTTCCGCCGCTTCCTCGACGAAGTAGCCCACGAGCACAGCGACCTCCACCGCTACCACACCCCCAGCTACCGCAAAATCTTCTACGAAGAGCTGCCCCAGCGCATGCATGCCCTCCTCAGCGACCCCTCGCCCGAAGCCCAGGCCCGCGCCAGCGTCGTCTACAACATGATCGTCGAAGGCGTCCTGGCCGAGACCGGCTATCACGCCTATTTCAACATGCTCGAACGCCTCAACATCCTGCCTGGCCTGCGTCAAGGTGTCGGCTACCTCAAGCGCGACGAATCGCGCCATCTGGCCTACGGGGTCTTCCTCCTCTCGCGCCTGGTCGCCCAGGAGCCGCGCCTCTGGGATGTCATCCAGACCTACATGAGCGAGCTGCTCACCTACGCCCTCGGCGTCATCAACGAACTCTTCGATGCTCGGGCCACCCAAGAGAACCCACCCTTCGACCTGCAACTGGACGACTACCTCTCCTACGCCACCAGCCAGTTCCAGAAGCGTCTCGACCGCATCGGACGCGCACGCCAGCAAAGCCTCGAAGAAATCTATCAGTCCAGCGAAACAGACGAACCGGCATAG
- a CDS encoding DNA methyltransferase encodes MVAELIWQQKHNPFAAGLPPAPRLQTCERIPALAGPGSAVEAEAVAEWENRLIQGDKRLVLPALLAEFAGAVDLIYIDPPFMSERTYRGGRGLAYDDRWQGNLDGYLQWLYETFLLLYRLLAPHGSLYVHLDWRAVHFARLLLDEVFGEAASAGGGFQNEIIWHYHSGGRPRRSRGFARKHDTLLLYTRSRQYRFHGERVGPPRGRERRNHMRRQVEADGRVCWTIRSGGRLYRYYEDEPMTPADVWCDISHLHQRDPERNGYATQKPAALLERILLASSEEHDLVLDCFCGSGVTPAVAERLGRRWIACDGSPLAIEVTRERLLQLPSRRPFCVQRPLAEP; translated from the coding sequence GTGGTGGCAGAACTGATCTGGCAGCAGAAGCATAATCCCTTTGCGGCGGGGCTGCCGCCGGCCCCGCGCCTGCAGACCTGCGAGCGCATTCCGGCTCTGGCTGGTCCCGGTTCTGCAGTCGAGGCCGAGGCGGTGGCTGAGTGGGAGAATCGTCTGATCCAGGGTGATAAGCGGCTGGTGCTGCCGGCCTTGCTGGCGGAGTTTGCCGGGGCTGTTGATCTGATCTATATCGATCCTCCCTTTATGAGCGAGCGGACCTATCGCGGGGGCCGGGGCCTGGCCTATGACGATCGCTGGCAGGGCAATCTGGATGGGTATCTGCAGTGGCTCTATGAGACGTTCTTGCTGCTCTATCGTCTGTTGGCCCCTCATGGGAGCCTCTATGTGCACCTGGACTGGCGCGCCGTTCATTTTGCTCGCCTGCTGCTGGATGAGGTCTTTGGGGAAGCAGCTTCCGCTGGTGGCGGTTTCCAGAATGAGATTATCTGGCATTATCATTCCGGCGGACGGCCCCGGCGCTCCCGGGGGTTTGCGCGGAAGCATGATACGTTGCTGCTCTATACGCGCTCGCGTCAGTATCGTTTTCACGGTGAGCGGGTCGGTCCGCCGCGGGGGCGTGAGCGGCGTAACCATATGCGGCGCCAGGTGGAGGCTGATGGGCGAGTGTGCTGGACGATCCGCTCCGGGGGCCGTCTCTATCGCTATTATGAGGATGAGCCGATGACGCCCGCCGATGTCTGGTGCGATATCAGTCATTTGCACCAGCGTGATCCCGAGCGCAACGGCTATGCGACGCAGAAGCCGGCGGCGCTGTTGGAGCGCATTTTGCTGGCTTCCAGTGAGGAGCACGATCTGGTGCTCGACTGCTTCTGCGGTAGTGGTGTGACGCCGGCGGTGGCCGAGCGCCTGGGCCGGCGCTGGATTGCTTGCGATGGCAGCCCGCTGGCGATCGAGGTGACGCGCGAGCGTCTGCTCCAGTTGCCTTCCCGCCGCCCTTTCTGTGTGCAGCGTCCTCTTGCTGAGCCGTAG
- a CDS encoding serine/threonine-protein kinase — IRKLGRGGFSTVYLARHRLLSRWSTVALKRLQTPLDTAEAREEFRNEVRLLERLSHPHILPLLDAGIDQQDCPYLVTPYAEGGSLRQRLRQAAGHPLPLSESLQILAQIGAALQYAHERGIIHRDLKPENILFAADSTALLADFGLALQLGSRSLEAASISGTPAYMAPEQFRGQVGRESDQYALACIAYELCTGRRLFEHRDPVTLMYWHAQRAPQSPRRFNPELPPALEAAILRGLAKERQERYPSVNDFITALLSGATAGPVPARTRVSLWKGAIWGEEENKEAAQASEDQQPEPLEQLPTSRLAAHKGEVEELETPPPPAAGPEQQRSWQRFPHLRRSQLQRRQQRERLESSAAPEPTGAPPRERASLAALTPPPLILSRSQNAVERVATRHLPPPEQSPGKRGGRRPAAPWSRLLLPAVALLVLLLAGGLVMAYSEPAALGPLGTILPFGAPLATVHITPASVLLTRQYLITGVTGTPDPAQRQIQARRLSAMVSSPAKTVQATGHGMTAGTQAHGTITFSRRAGTSFTVAKGTTLSVVQRGLTIETDEDAFLAASLNFQPSIVTVPAHVVQPGTAGNLPAGFIDTFCCSSDLSVKVVNGPFTGGQDPQPYTYVQQSDLDNVVTPLKAGLLQQAQQQFQQQVHSGERVVGPDCSTSTRSNHQVGDHATSVTVSLAVTCGGAAYNQQAALDMATALLRQEAARDPGPAYGLVGQVSSTIVDASLSDPQSGRLIITVKAQGRWTYQFNEAARQRLSQLIAGKAKSVALQLLRRQPGVNQAGISIVRNGGDQLPSNPAFIAITIENST; from the coding sequence TGATCCGCAAACTGGGGCGCGGCGGCTTCAGCACGGTCTACCTGGCGCGACACCGTCTGCTCAGCCGCTGGTCCACTGTAGCCCTCAAACGCCTCCAGACCCCACTTGACACAGCCGAAGCCCGAGAGGAATTCCGGAACGAAGTCCGCCTCCTGGAACGGCTCAGCCATCCCCACATTCTCCCGCTACTCGACGCCGGAATCGACCAGCAAGACTGCCCCTACCTGGTGACCCCCTATGCCGAAGGCGGCTCGCTGCGCCAGCGCCTGCGCCAGGCGGCTGGGCACCCGCTCCCGCTAAGCGAGAGCCTGCAGATCCTGGCCCAGATCGGGGCCGCCCTGCAGTACGCCCACGAGCGCGGCATCATTCACCGCGACCTCAAACCCGAGAACATCCTCTTCGCCGCCGACAGCACGGCCCTGCTGGCCGACTTTGGCCTCGCCCTGCAGCTTGGCTCGCGCAGCCTGGAGGCAGCCAGCATCAGCGGCACCCCGGCCTACATGGCCCCCGAGCAATTCAGAGGGCAGGTCGGACGCGAGAGCGACCAGTACGCCCTGGCCTGCATCGCGTACGAACTCTGCACCGGGCGGCGCCTCTTCGAACACCGCGACCCGGTAACCCTGATGTACTGGCACGCCCAGCGCGCACCACAGTCGCCGCGCCGCTTCAATCCAGAGCTACCGCCGGCGCTGGAGGCTGCCATCCTGCGCGGGCTGGCCAAAGAGCGCCAGGAGCGCTACCCCTCAGTGAACGACTTTATAACGGCCCTGCTGAGCGGCGCAACGGCAGGCCCGGTACCGGCCAGGACCCGCGTCTCGCTCTGGAAAGGCGCCATCTGGGGCGAAGAGGAGAACAAGGAGGCGGCGCAGGCCAGCGAGGACCAGCAGCCAGAGCCGCTGGAGCAGCTCCCAACCAGCCGGCTGGCTGCCCACAAGGGAGAGGTAGAGGAGCTGGAGACGCCACCCCCACCGGCAGCCGGCCCAGAGCAGCAGCGCTCATGGCAGCGCTTTCCCCACCTGCGCCGTTCACAGCTCCAGCGCCGGCAGCAGAGAGAGAGGCTGGAAAGCAGCGCCGCACCTGAACCCACAGGAGCGCCCCCGCGGGAGAGAGCCAGCCTGGCTGCCCTTACTCCCCCGCCCCTCATACTCTCCAGAAGCCAGAACGCGGTGGAGCGAGTGGCCACCAGACACCTGCCGCCGCCAGAGCAGTCGCCAGGTAAGAGAGGAGGGCGCCGTCCAGCAGCCCCCTGGAGCCGGCTGCTGCTGCCTGCAGTGGCGCTGCTGGTGCTCCTTCTGGCGGGCGGGCTGGTCATGGCCTACAGCGAGCCAGCGGCCCTCGGTCCCCTGGGAACGATCCTGCCTTTCGGGGCCCCGCTGGCAACGGTGCATATCACGCCGGCCAGCGTGCTGCTGACGCGCCAGTACCTGATCACGGGCGTGACAGGGACGCCCGACCCGGCCCAGCGCCAGATTCAGGCTCGCCGCCTGAGTGCGATGGTCAGCTCACCGGCGAAGACGGTTCAGGCGACGGGCCACGGTATGACAGCCGGAACCCAGGCGCATGGGACAATTACGTTTTCCAGACGGGCCGGAACATCATTCACTGTGGCTAAAGGCACCACCCTGAGCGTGGTACAACGTGGCCTGACCATCGAGACGGATGAGGATGCCTTCCTTGCCGCAAGCCTGAACTTCCAACCCTCTATAGTGACGGTGCCAGCCCATGTAGTGCAGCCGGGCACCGCAGGGAACTTACCTGCTGGGTTCATTGACACTTTCTGCTGCAGCTCTGATTTGTCAGTGAAGGTCGTCAATGGCCCCTTCACTGGAGGGCAAGACCCGCAGCCCTACACCTACGTCCAGCAGAGCGACCTCGACAACGTCGTCACCCCGCTCAAAGCCGGCCTCCTGCAGCAGGCCCAGCAACAATTTCAGCAGCAAGTTCACAGCGGCGAGCGCGTCGTCGGTCCCGATTGCAGCACCAGCACCAGGAGCAACCACCAGGTTGGCGACCACGCCACCAGCGTCACCGTCAGCCTGGCGGTCACCTGCGGCGGCGCAGCCTACAACCAACAGGCCGCCCTTGACATGGCCACAGCCCTCCTGCGCCAGGAAGCCGCCCGCGACCCCGGGCCAGCCTACGGCCTCGTCGGCCAGGTCAGCAGCACCATCGTCGACGCCAGCCTCAGCGATCCCCAGAGCGGGCGCCTCATCATCACCGTGAAAGCGCAGGGGCGCTGGACGTATCAATTTAATGAGGCGGCCAGGCAGCGACTCAGCCAACTCATCGCCGGCAAGGCGAAGAGCGTCGCACTCCAGCTCCTGCGGAGGCAGCCCGGCGTCAACCAGGCGGGCATCAGCATCGTCCGCAACGGCGGCGACCAGCTTCCCAGCAACCCGGCCTTTATCGCCATCACCATCGAAAACAGTACCTAG
- a CDS encoding protein kinase domain-containing protein, whose protein sequence is MLALEGRQLGNYDVIRRIRVGGMGAVYEGRQRTAFGRRVAIKVILGDYASDPDMRRRFAREARTIARLQHPHILPLIEFGEEQGLLYLVMPFIDGGTLTSYLRRIYRPHVTGREPLPFNLHELIDMYLQLLDAVEYAHDEGLVHRDIKSSNVLLELPRSGVPHVYLADFGLVRPARQPEHQIGRPIPLDQVPGTPQYMAPEQTRGIVTPLTDIYALGVLLFQMLTGELPYDDPDDIKVIQMQLRAPIPRPSRRNPRIPPALDRVVRKAMAKRDDERFQNIAALREAVLLALEEDQQEQQQDWPETAIEQPREPQEPHPSRELPPLDYAYAGANEPQIEELPPEEDIAAAATLPDVTAEALSRPRPLPDYRSRQEPRTVALPMPEPLTIPRRGRPPAQAHPAVQRITEEPQPPLRGRSSRHQTSGRRPLSLFVAIALIVIAILLLLLFAARGLNIGLFPPGVPLLGADPSVVITIKAQSRTLQDTYLLTAAPQVQAVDLNTRTIPARRLSASRSLTQTIATSGTRTTQGSNAQGLLLFSNHGPQPVTVPAGSTFTGTSGISVRLLTTVIVPPRQDNRDGTASGPAQAVTAGAQGNIPAGDIAQPCCGRLTQLQVTNPTAFSGGSDGQTIHIVAQADLDRARQTLLPQLEHQLAEQLQAALKNGEALAGTPTYQVTLTANPPLGSQANQVRIQLQATASATAYNSTQARQLAGDLLSRQAQHALGSSYQLRPRSLSASTPTVTAHGSRGIVYLSVTVHGTWNYQISPQTIARWQQDLRGTSSEVAQTYLRSQPGVASVDIRLPFGSQNLPQRADQIQIVVNDQ, encoded by the coding sequence ATGCTCGCGTTGGAAGGCAGGCAGCTCGGCAACTACGACGTCATCCGGCGCATCCGTGTCGGAGGCATGGGCGCCGTCTACGAAGGGCGCCAGCGCACCGCCTTTGGCAGGCGCGTCGCCATCAAAGTCATCCTCGGCGACTACGCCAGCGATCCCGACATGCGGCGGCGCTTCGCCCGCGAGGCGCGCACCATTGCCCGCCTGCAGCACCCGCACATCCTGCCGCTCATCGAATTTGGCGAAGAGCAGGGGCTGCTCTACCTCGTCATGCCCTTCATCGACGGAGGTACCCTTACCAGCTACCTGCGCCGCATCTACCGGCCCCACGTCACCGGGCGGGAGCCACTTCCCTTCAACCTGCACGAACTCATCGACATGTACCTGCAGCTCCTCGACGCCGTCGAATACGCCCACGACGAGGGCCTCGTTCACCGCGACATCAAATCCTCCAACGTCCTGCTTGAGCTACCGCGCAGCGGCGTTCCCCACGTCTACCTGGCCGACTTCGGCCTCGTCCGTCCCGCGCGCCAGCCCGAGCACCAGATTGGCCGTCCCATCCCCCTCGACCAGGTCCCTGGCACCCCCCAGTACATGGCCCCCGAACAAACGCGCGGCATCGTCACCCCCCTCACCGACATCTACGCCCTCGGCGTCCTCCTCTTCCAGATGCTCACCGGCGAACTCCCCTACGACGACCCCGACGACATCAAAGTCATCCAAATGCAACTACGCGCCCCCATCCCGCGCCCCTCGCGGCGCAACCCGCGCATCCCGCCCGCCCTCGACCGCGTCGTCCGCAAAGCGATGGCCAAGCGCGACGACGAACGCTTCCAAAACATCGCCGCCCTGCGCGAGGCCGTCCTGCTGGCCCTGGAAGAAGACCAGCAGGAACAGCAGCAAGACTGGCCAGAAACAGCGATCGAGCAACCACGGGAACCGCAAGAGCCACACCCCTCGCGGGAGCTGCCTCCCCTGGACTACGCCTACGCCGGCGCCAACGAGCCGCAGATCGAAGAACTGCCGCCCGAGGAAGACATCGCCGCCGCCGCCACCCTCCCCGACGTCACCGCCGAAGCCCTCTCGCGGCCCAGGCCCCTGCCCGACTACCGCTCGCGCCAGGAGCCACGCACCGTAGCCCTTCCCATGCCCGAGCCCCTCACCATCCCACGCCGGGGCCGTCCGCCCGCGCAGGCCCACCCTGCCGTCCAGCGCATCACCGAAGAGCCACAACCACCACTCAGAGGGCGAAGCAGCCGCCACCAGACCAGCGGCAGGCGCCCCCTCTCGCTCTTCGTCGCCATTGCCCTCATTGTCATCGCCATCCTCCTGCTCCTCCTCTTCGCCGCCCGCGGCCTCAACATCGGGCTGTTCCCGCCGGGCGTCCCCCTGCTCGGCGCTGATCCCAGCGTCGTCATCACCATCAAAGCCCAGAGCCGAACCCTGCAGGACACCTATCTGTTGACAGCCGCCCCCCAGGTGCAGGCCGTTGACCTCAACACGCGCACCATTCCCGCCCGCCGCCTCAGCGCCAGCCGCAGCCTCACCCAGACCATTGCCACCAGCGGCACGCGCACCACCCAGGGCAGCAACGCCCAGGGCCTCCTCCTCTTCAGCAACCACGGCCCGCAGCCGGTCACCGTCCCAGCGGGCAGCACCTTCACCGGCACCTCCGGCATCAGCGTGCGCCTCCTGACCACGGTCATCGTCCCACCACGCCAGGACAACCGGGATGGCACCGCCAGCGGCCCCGCCCAGGCCGTCACCGCTGGCGCCCAGGGCAACATCCCCGCCGGCGACATCGCTCAGCCCTGCTGCGGGCGCCTGACACAGCTCCAGGTCACCAACCCTACTGCCTTCAGCGGCGGCAGCGACGGCCAGACCATCCACATCGTCGCCCAGGCCGACCTCGACCGTGCCCGTCAGACCCTCCTTCCCCAACTGGAGCACCAGCTCGCGGAGCAACTGCAAGCCGCCCTCAAGAACGGCGAAGCCCTGGCTGGCACCCCGACCTACCAGGTCACCCTCACAGCCAACCCACCGCTCGGCAGCCAGGCCAATCAGGTACGCATCCAGCTCCAGGCCACCGCCAGCGCCACCGCCTACAACTCAACCCAGGCCCGCCAACTGGCCGGCGACCTCCTCAGTCGCCAGGCCCAGCACGCCCTTGGCTCCTCCTACCAGCTGCGACCCCGCAGCCTCAGCGCCTCCACCCCGACCGTCACCGCCCACGGCAGCCGTGGCATCGTCTACCTCAGCGTCACCGTCCACGGCACCTGGAACTACCAGATCAGCCCCCAGACCATCGCCCGCTGGCAACAGGACCTGCGCGGCACCAGCAGCGAAGTGGCCCAGACCTACCTGCGTTCCCAGCCGGGCGTCGCCTCCGTCGACATCCGCCTGCCCTTTGGCAGCCAAAACCTGCCCCAGCGAGCCGACCAGATCCAGATCGTCGTCAACGACCAATAA
- a CDS encoding thiol-disulfide oxidoreductase DCC family protein: MSNQDDYRHPVKAIVIFDGSCDFCTATAELLRHLDRRRRLTCLPFQITGLPERYGLSVHQCEESVWTILPDGRRYRGAQALACILDLLTGVPFWQHLYRLPGLGPLAEHLYRWVAAHRQYLPGIRPYCQRPGAPCGTARPEPAQR; encoded by the coding sequence ATGTCCAACCAGGACGACTATCGCCATCCCGTCAAAGCCATCGTCATCTTCGACGGCAGCTGCGACTTCTGCACCGCCACCGCCGAACTCCTGCGCCACCTGGACCGCAGGCGACGGCTCACCTGTCTTCCCTTCCAGATTACCGGCCTGCCCGAGCGCTACGGCCTCAGCGTCCATCAGTGCGAAGAGAGCGTCTGGACCATCCTCCCCGACGGACGACGCTACCGCGGCGCCCAGGCCCTCGCCTGCATCCTGGACCTGCTGACCGGCGTCCCCTTCTGGCAGCACCTCTACCGCCTGCCCGGCCTGGGGCCGCTCGCCGAGCACCTCTATCGCTGGGTCGCGGCCCACCGCCAGTACCTGCCAGGCATCAGACCCTACTGCCAGCGTCCCGGTGCCCCCTGCGGTACCGCTCGCCCTGAGCCAGCGCAACGCTAA